A window from Pseudomonas alloputida encodes these proteins:
- a CDS encoding DUF1624 domain-containing protein, whose translation MTSAITTPTLITQRLQSIDALRGLVILFMLLDHARETFLLHRQVSDPMAIDTTEPALFFSRTLAHLCAPVFVLLTGLSAWLYGEKHQGRGDVSAFLFKRGLFLVVLEFTLVNFAWTFQLPPSVIYLQVIWAIGVSMIALSLLVWLPRAALLALGASIVAGHNLLDGLHFGVDSALHVPWAILHDRGWLAFSENLHLRTSYPVLPWIGVIALGYGLGPWFARGSDAGQRQQYLLVAGLFALLGFVLLRMFNGYGEAPWSGYPTFTQTLMSFFNITKYPPSLLFLTLTLGCGLLLLRAFERAGQARWITALAVFGAAPMFFYLLHLYVLKLLYLACVALFGLNHGDYFGFDGIAAVWLGAVLLAVALYLPVRGFARLKQRRRDIRWLKYF comes from the coding sequence ATGACAAGCGCCATTACCACGCCCACTCTGATCACCCAGCGCCTGCAGAGCATCGATGCCCTGCGCGGCCTGGTGATCCTGTTCATGCTCCTGGACCATGCCCGCGAGACTTTCCTCCTGCACCGCCAGGTCAGCGACCCCATGGCCATCGACACCACGGAACCGGCGCTTTTCTTCAGCCGCACCCTCGCCCACCTGTGTGCGCCTGTGTTCGTCCTGCTGACCGGCCTGTCGGCCTGGCTGTATGGCGAGAAGCATCAGGGCCGTGGCGACGTCTCGGCGTTCCTGTTCAAACGGGGGCTGTTCCTGGTGGTGCTGGAGTTCACCCTGGTCAACTTCGCCTGGACCTTCCAGTTGCCCCCCAGCGTGATCTACCTGCAAGTGATCTGGGCCATCGGCGTCAGCATGATCGCCCTGTCGCTGCTGGTGTGGCTGCCACGCGCCGCGCTGCTCGCACTGGGCGCCAGCATCGTCGCCGGCCACAACCTGCTCGACGGCCTGCACTTTGGCGTGGATTCAGCCCTGCATGTGCCGTGGGCAATCCTGCATGATCGCGGCTGGCTGGCGTTTTCCGAAAACCTGCACCTGCGCACGTCTTACCCGGTGCTGCCGTGGATCGGCGTAATCGCCTTGGGCTACGGCCTGGGCCCCTGGTTCGCCCGCGGCAGCGATGCCGGCCAACGCCAGCAATACCTGCTGGTGGCGGGTTTGTTCGCGCTGCTTGGCTTCGTCCTGCTGCGCATGTTCAACGGTTACGGTGAGGCACCGTGGAGCGGTTACCCAACCTTCACGCAAACCCTGATGAGCTTCTTCAACATCACCAAATACCCACCGTCGCTGCTGTTCCTGACCCTGACCCTGGGCTGCGGCCTGTTGTTGTTGCGCGCGTTCGAACGGGCCGGCCAGGCGCGCTGGATCACTGCCCTGGCGGTGTTCGGTGCGGCACCGATGTTCTTCTACCTGCTGCACCTGTATGTGCTGAAGCTACTGTACCTGGCCTGCGTGGCGCTGTTCGGGCTCAACCATGGCGACTACTTCGGTTTCGACGGTATTGCAGCGGTGTGGCTGGGCGCGGTGCTGCTGGCGGTTGCGCTGTACCTGCCGGTGCGCGGGTTCGCCCGCCTGAAGCAGCGTCGCCGCGACATCCGTTGGCTGAAGTACTTCTGA
- a CDS encoding ABC transporter substrate-binding protein has translation MLLRFATLLAGLSLTGLAQAAATHYPLTVDNCGKPQVFAQAPQRAVTIGQAGTELLYALGLGDKLAGTSLWFNNVLPEYQAVNAKVPRLADNDPSFEAVVGKRPQLVAAQFEWMVGAQGVVATREQFDELKIPTYVLPSDCEGKDNLVGADGTRLQAFQVDSIYKSVSELAEIFDVQDRGAALNAELQGRLDSARAQLAGKDLSATSALFWFSSADLDIDPYVAGRQGVADFMLRTLGVRNVVESSEEWPSVGWETLAKANPTWLIIARMDRRRFPADDYQKKLEFLRSDPVTRNMDAVKHDRIIILDADAMQAGIRLFRGVQTLSTAFASGKAAP, from the coding sequence ATGCTGCTCCGTTTCGCCACCCTGCTCGCGGGCCTAAGCCTCACTGGCCTGGCCCAGGCCGCTGCCACCCACTACCCGCTGACGGTCGACAACTGCGGCAAGCCGCAGGTTTTTGCCCAGGCGCCGCAGCGCGCCGTCACCATCGGCCAGGCCGGTACCGAGCTGCTCTATGCCCTGGGGCTGGGTGACAAGCTGGCGGGCACCTCGCTGTGGTTCAACAACGTATTGCCGGAATACCAGGCGGTGAACGCCAAGGTGCCGCGCCTGGCCGACAACGACCCCAGCTTCGAGGCGGTGGTCGGCAAGCGCCCGCAGCTGGTCGCGGCGCAGTTCGAATGGATGGTCGGTGCCCAGGGCGTGGTCGCCACCCGCGAGCAGTTCGATGAGCTGAAGATCCCCACCTACGTGCTGCCATCGGACTGCGAGGGCAAGGACAACCTGGTCGGTGCAGACGGCACCCGCCTGCAAGCGTTCCAGGTAGACAGCATCTACAAGAGCGTCAGCGAACTGGCCGAGATCTTCGACGTTCAGGACCGCGGCGCGGCACTGAACGCCGAATTGCAAGGGCGCCTCGACAGCGCCAGGGCACAGCTGGCCGGCAAGGACCTGTCGGCAACTTCGGCGCTGTTCTGGTTCTCCAGCGCCGACCTGGACATCGACCCCTATGTGGCCGGCCGCCAGGGTGTCGCCGACTTCATGCTGCGCACCCTCGGTGTGCGCAACGTGGTCGAGTCCAGCGAAGAATGGCCAAGCGTAGGCTGGGAAACCCTGGCCAAGGCCAATCCGACCTGGCTGATCATCGCGCGCATGGACCGCCGCCGTTTCCCCGCCGACGACTACCAGAAAAAGCTCGAATTCCTGCGCAGTGACCCGGTAACCCGCAACATGGACGCGGTGAAGCACGACCGCATCATTATCCTCGACGCCGACGCCATGCAGGCCGGCATCCGCCTGTTCCGCGGCGTGCAGACGCTGTCCACGGCCTTCGCCAGCGGTAAAGCAGCCCCGTGA